The following are encoded in a window of Panicum virgatum strain AP13 chromosome 5N, P.virgatum_v5, whole genome shotgun sequence genomic DNA:
- the LOC120673862 gene encoding probable LRR receptor-like serine/threonine-protein kinase IRK yields the protein MAAACPLLLPLAALLLAAAATTGALTDDVLALVVFKTGVSDPSGRLATWTEDDDRPCSWPGVGCDARTGRVTSLALPAASLSGRLPHALLRLDALLSLALPRNNLSGPVLPNLLAALPRLRSLDLSSNRLAAPVPAQLFAQCRSVRTISLAHNQLSGYIPPAVASCASLVSLNLSSNRLAGPIPDGLWSLPFLRSLDLSGNELSGSVPGGFPRSSSLRDLDLSRNLLAGEIPADVGEAALLKSLDFGHNLFTGGLPESLRRLTGLRFLSAGGNALAGELPAWIGEMWALERLDLSGNRFAGDIPYTIANCKNLVEVDLSRNALTGELPWWVFGLPLQRVSVAGNQLNGWVKVPEDAAMALRVLDLSSNAFSGEIPPRITAFAGLQSLNLSSNSLSGQLPAGIGGMRLLEVLDMSANRLDGTVPSEIGGAVALRDLRMGRNSLTGRIPAQIGNCSSLVSLDLSHNSLTGPIPSTMGNLSSLQVVNLSQNKLKGTLPVELSNLPSLHIFDVSHNMLTGDLPNSRFFNNIPDSFIMDNSGLCTSRKNDSCSAVLPKPIVLNPNSSSNPSSQAAPSAPSNTHHKKIILSISTLVAIAGGAAIAIGVITISVLNRRVRDRAAASRSTPATALSDDYLSQSPENDASSGKLVMFGKGSPEFSAGGHALLNKDCELGRGGFGAVYKTVLRDGQPVAIKKLTVSSLVKSKDDFERQVKMLSKVRHHNIVALRGFYWTSSLQLLIYDYLPGGNLHKHLHECNEENSLSWMERFDIILGVARGLTYLHQHGVIHYNLKSSNVLLDSNGEPKVGDYGLAKLLPILDRYVLSSKIQSALGYMAPEFACKTVKITEKCDVYGFGVLVLEVLTGRRPVEYLEDDVVVLCDLVRSALEEGRPEDCIDPRLCGEVPMDEALPIIKLGLVCTSQVPSNRPALGEVVSILELVRSPQDSAEDELV from the exons atggccgccgcctgcccgctCCTCCTGCCcctcgccgcgctgctcctCGCGGCGGCCGCGACGACGGGCGCGCTCACCGACGACGTGCTCGCGCTGGTGGTCTTCAAGACGGGCGTCTCCGACCCGTCGGGCCGCCTCGCCACGTGGACCGAGGACGACGACCGCCCCTGCTCCTGGCCGGGTGTCGGCTGCGACGCGCGCACGGGCCGCGTCACCTCGCTCGCGCTCCCGGCGGCGTCGCTCTCCGGCCGCCTCCCGCACGCGCTGCTCCGCCTCGACGCGCTCCTCTCCCTCGCGCTCCCGCGCAACAACCTCTCGGGGCCCGTGCTCCCCaacctcctcgccgcgctcccgcGGCTCCGCTCCCTCGACCTCTCCTCcaaccgcctcgccgcgcccgtCCCCGCCCAGCTCTTCGCCCAATGCCGCTCCGTCCGCACCATCTCCCTCGCGCACAACCAGCTCTCCGGCTACATCCCACCCGCCGTCGCGTCCTGCGCCTCGCTCGTGTCCCTCAACCTCTCGTCCAACCGCCTCGCCGGGCCAATCCCTGACGGGCTATGGTCGCTGCCTTTTCTCCGCTCTCTCGACCTCTCCGGCAACGAGCTCTCCGGGAGTGTGCCCGGTGGATTCCCCCGTAGCAGCTCGCTACGGGACCTGGATTTGAGCCGCAACCTCCTCGCCGGGGAGATACCGGCGGATgtcggcgaggcggcgctgcTCAAGTCACTGGATTTTGGGCATAATTTGTTCACGGGCGGTCTGCCGGAGTCGCTCCGGAGGCTGACCGGGCTGCGGTTCCTCAGCGCCGGCGGCAATGCACTTGCAGGGGAGCTGCCGGCGTGGATCGGCGAAATGTGGGCGCTGGAGCGGCTTGACTTGTCGGGCAACCGATTCGCCGGCGACATTCCCTACACCATCGCGAACTGCAAGAACCTTGTGGAGGTAGACCTTAGCCGTAATGCGCTCACCGGCGAGCTTCCCTGGTGGGTGTTCGGCCTGCCCCTGCAGCGCGTCTCGGTGGCTGGCAACCAGCTCAACGGGTGGGTCAAGGTGCCCGAGGACGCTGCAATGGCGCTTCGTGTGCTGGACCTGTCGAGCAACGCGTTCTCCGGCGAGATCCCGCCGCGGATCACTGCCTTTGCGGGTTTGCAGTCTCTGAACCTGTCCTCGAATTCCTTGTCGGGGCAGCTGCCGGCCGGCATTGGCGGGATGAGGCTGCTCGAGGTGCTCGACATGAGCGCTAACCGACTTGACGGAACCGTGCCCTCGGAGattggcggcgcggtggcgctccGGGACCTCCGGATGGGGAGGAATTCGCTCACGGGTCGCATCCCCGCACAGATTGGGAACTGCAGCTCCCTCGTTTCACT GGATTTGTCACACAATAGCCTCACGGGGCCAATTCCTAGCACCATGGGCAACCTGAGCAGTCTCCAGGTGGTCAATCTCTCTCAGAACAAGCTGAAGGGGACCCTACCCGTGGAGTTATCCAATCTGCCTAGCCTCCACATATTCGACGTCTCCCACAACATGCTGACAGGAGATCTGCCCAATAGCCGCTTCTTTAACAACATCCCTGACTCCTTCATCATGGACAATTCTGGTCTCTGTACCTCACGGAAGAATGATTCATGCAGTGCTGTTTTGCCAAAGCCGATTGTGCTCAACCCCAACTCTTCATCAAATCCCTCATCGCAGGCTGCACCTAGTGCACCTAGCAACACTCATCACAAGAAAATCATACTGAGCATCTCCACCCTCGTTGCCATTGCGGGTGGGGCTGCCATTGCTATCGGAGTGATCACCATATCTGTGCTCAACCGCCGCGTCCGTGACCGTGCAGCGGCCTCCCGCTCAACACCTGCTACTGCATTATCTGATGATTACCTTAGCCAGTCCCCAGAGAATGATGCTAGCTCTGGGAAGCTTGTCATGTTTGGTAAGGGCAGCCCTGAGTTCAGCGCTGGTGGCCATGCGTTGTTGAATAAGGATTGTGAGCTTGGGCGTGGAGGATTTGGTGCAGTCTACAAGACAGTTCTCAGAGATGGACAGCCGGTAGCCATCAAGAAGCTTACTGTCTCTAGCTTGGTCAAGTCAAAGGATGATTTTGAGCGGCAAGTAAAGATGCTTAGCAAGGTGCGGCACCACAATATTGTCGCGCTCAGAGGCTTCTACTGGACTTCGTCACTGCAGCTCCTCATCTATGATTACCTGCCCGGAGGAAATCTGCATAAACACCTGCATGAGTGCAATGAAGAAAACTCACTTTCCTGGATGGAGAGGTTTGATATCATCCTCGGTGTTGCCAGAGGGTTGACATACCTGCACCAGCATGGGGTCATCCATTACAATCTCAAGTCAAGCAATGTGCTGCTGGATAGCAATGGGGAGCCAAAGGTAGGCGACTATGGCCTCGCCAAGCTGCTGCCAATACTGGACAGGTACGTGCTGAGCAGTAAGATCCAGAGCGCACTTGGGTACATGGCCCCAGAATTTGCATGCAAGACGGTGAAGATCACCGAGAAGTGTGATGTGTATGGCTTTGGGGTGCTTGTGCTGGAGGTCTTGACGGGCAGGAGGCCTGTTGAGTACTTGGAAGACGATGTCGTTGTGTTATGTGATTTGGTCAGAAGCGCTCTGGAGGAAGGCAGACCGGAAGACTGCATCGATCCGCGACTGTGCGGCGAGGTCCCCATGGACGAGGCCCTGCCGATCATCAAGCTGGGCCTGGTCTGCACCTCGCAGGTGCCATCGAACCGGCCTGCCCTGGGCGAGGTGGTGAGCATACTCGAGCTGGTGAGGAGTCCTCAGGATAGTGCCGAGGATGAGCTGGTTTGA
- the LOC120674280 gene encoding uncharacterized protein LOC120674280 isoform X3, which translates to MREDDGGAVPLSSLLRSVKAARNHDKPTFEQAQVLPHDNSAASGSFLPSHLRLVVGYPGAPQTKPQASPPGISRIDTRPSLPRPCIAGHGVRDVAVGAAIHTGSTNVVLFGSMCGLRFIWMGRVLHINIRGGVQMSKIH; encoded by the exons ATGAGGGAAGATGATGGTGGCGCGGTCCCTCTCAGCTCTCTCCTCAGATCTGTTAAGGCGGCGAGGAACCACGACAAGCCCACGTTCGAGCAGGCCCAGGTGCTTCCCCATGACAACTCTGCTGCGAGCGGCAGTTTCCTTCCCTCCCACCTCAGACTTG TAGTTGGGTACCCTGGAGCTCCTCAAACTAAGCCCCAAGCATCGCCGCCTGGGATCTCCAGGATCGACACACGTCCATCCTTACCCAGACC GTGCATAGCTGGCCATGGCGTTCGTGATGTAGCCGTAGGAGCAGCCATCCATACAGGAAG TACTAATGTGGTTCTGTTTGGCTCAATGTGCGGACTACGCTTCATTTGGATGGGGCGCGTTCTACACATCAACATCAG AGGTGGTGTTCAGATGAGCAAAATTCATTAG
- the LOC120674280 gene encoding uncharacterized protein LOC120674280 isoform X2, whose translation MSAWGRGGARWPSSTGRDQLSSGGAKGTRTQTYPSCGVSKTMREDDGGAVPLSSLLRSVKAARNHDKPTFEQAQVLPHDNSAASGSFLPSHLRLVVGYPGAPQTKPQASPPGISRIDTRPSLPRPCIAGHGVRDVAVGAAIHTGRGGVQMSKIH comes from the exons ATGTCAGCctggggcaggggcggcgcaAGGTGGCCGAGCAGCACGGGGCGGGATCAGCTCAGTAGCGGCGGCGCAAAGGGCACAAGAACTCAAACTT aTCCAAGCTGCGGGGTGAGCAAGACGATGAGGGAAGATGATGGTGGCGCGGTCCCTCTCAGCTCTCTCCTCAGATCTGTTAAGGCGGCGAGGAACCACGACAAGCCCACGTTCGAGCAGGCCCAGGTGCTTCCCCATGACAACTCTGCTGCGAGCGGCAGTTTCCTTCCCTCCCACCTCAGACTTG TAGTTGGGTACCCTGGAGCTCCTCAAACTAAGCCCCAAGCATCGCCGCCTGGGATCTCCAGGATCGACACACGTCCATCCTTACCCAGACC GTGCATAGCTGGCCATGGCGTTCGTGATGTAGCCGTAGGAGCAGCCATCCATACAGGAAG AGGTGGTGTTCAGATGAGCAAAATTCATTAG
- the LOC120674280 gene encoding uncharacterized protein LOC120674280 isoform X1: MSAWGRGGARWPSSTGRDQLSSGGAKGTRTQTYPSCGVSKTMREDDGGAVPLSSLLRSVKAARNHDKPTFEQAQVLPHDNSAASGSFLPSHLRLVVGYPGAPQTKPQASPPGISRIDTRPSLPRPCIAGHGVRDVAVGAAIHTGSTNVVLFGSMCGLRFIWMGRVLHINIRGGVQMSKIH, from the exons ATGTCAGCctggggcaggggcggcgcaAGGTGGCCGAGCAGCACGGGGCGGGATCAGCTCAGTAGCGGCGGCGCAAAGGGCACAAGAACTCAAACTT aTCCAAGCTGCGGGGTGAGCAAGACGATGAGGGAAGATGATGGTGGCGCGGTCCCTCTCAGCTCTCTCCTCAGATCTGTTAAGGCGGCGAGGAACCACGACAAGCCCACGTTCGAGCAGGCCCAGGTGCTTCCCCATGACAACTCTGCTGCGAGCGGCAGTTTCCTTCCCTCCCACCTCAGACTTG TAGTTGGGTACCCTGGAGCTCCTCAAACTAAGCCCCAAGCATCGCCGCCTGGGATCTCCAGGATCGACACACGTCCATCCTTACCCAGACC GTGCATAGCTGGCCATGGCGTTCGTGATGTAGCCGTAGGAGCAGCCATCCATACAGGAAG TACTAATGTGGTTCTGTTTGGCTCAATGTGCGGACTACGCTTCATTTGGATGGGGCGCGTTCTACACATCAACATCAG AGGTGGTGTTCAGATGAGCAAAATTCATTAG